Proteins encoded together in one Candidatus Cloacimonadota bacterium window:
- a CDS encoding sodium:proton antiporter, which translates to MIKRVFTFIVIVFLIYLLLPLITEYKSATELNRLSEKYVKDGPAELGGANLVTSIIVTYRGLDTLGEVTVLFIATAGIGFLLRRKQKNRIIQKRDSSEILKTGASFLLPLIFLFGAYIFIHGHLTPGGGFQGGVVIASGILLLMLSDIS; encoded by the coding sequence ATGATCAAACGAGTTTTCACTTTTATCGTTATTGTTTTCCTGATTTATCTGTTGCTTCCTCTGATCACGGAATATAAATCCGCAACTGAATTGAACCGTCTATCAGAAAAATATGTCAAAGATGGTCCTGCTGAACTGGGTGGAGCAAATCTCGTTACTTCGATTATCGTAACTTATCGAGGTCTCGATACTCTGGGAGAGGTCACGGTTCTCTTTATTGCTACTGCCGGCATTGGATTCCTGCTCCGAAGAAAGCAGAAAAACCGAATTATCCAAAAAAGAGATTCTTCCGAGATCTTGAAAACAGGAGCATCCTTTCTCCTGCCTTTGATATTCTTATTCGGAGCATATATCTTTATTCACGGACATCTAACTCCGGGCGGAGGTTTTCAGGGCGGAGTTGTGATCGCTTCCGGAATTTTATTATTAATGCTTTCAGATATTTC